A window of Ptychodera flava strain L36383 chromosome 1, AS_Pfla_20210202, whole genome shotgun sequence contains these coding sequences:
- the LOC139136883 gene encoding histamine N-methyltransferase-like translates to MASYLQSLYSDPDKYFEAFKVYQHRSIAMFDQQWKTEWETIIKGLSDRGVVQPDHDVRVLAVATGQGCREQKIIETLVKVVTASSFHVEIIEPVREQLEKFKADARNMTAKFPSLSFEWFENTFEGYMAKRDKDGHDHKFHLLVCVHGLYHMDDWTCTVDRFYDLLLPGGAMTNAISSGESGCGKLIVKYRDWEGNRADLLTSHDIASYMKTKELNYHVYVREDAIDVSEVFDETSAEGNMVLDFLVQRKHFRKYSPEDLLTKVLDFVKENSREENGKHYMSDAEVEIVVIKSK, encoded by the exons ATGGCATCTTACCTTCAAAGTCTATACAGTGATCCTGATAAATATTTCGAAGCATTCAAGGTTTACCAACACAGATCGATCGCTATGTTTGACCAACAGTGGAAGACAGAATGGGAAACGATCATTAAGGGATTGTCGGACCGAGGAGTCGTTCAACCCGATCATGATGTTCGGGTGTTGGCAGTTGCAACAGGACAAG GGTGCAGAGAGCAGAAGATTATAGAGACACTGGTGAAGGTTGTGACGGCATCTAGCTTTCACGTCGAGATCATAGAGCCCGTCAGAGAACAGCTCGAAAAATTCAAAGCCGATGCCCGAAACATGACTGCTAAATTCCCTAGCCTCTCATTCGAGTGGTTTGAAAACACATTTGAAGGATACATGGCGAAAAGAGATAAGGATGGCCACGACCACAAATTCCATCTTTTGGTGTGTGTACATGGTCTTTATCACATGGATGACTGGACATGCACAGTGGACAGATTTTACGATCTGCTATTGCCGGGAGGAGCCATGACAAACGCGATCTCTAGTGGAGAAA GTGGTTGTGGTAAACTGATTGTAAAATACAGGGATTGGGAAGGAAACCGAGCAGACCTACTCACATCTCATGATATTGCTTCGTACATGAAAACAAAGGAGCTGAACTATCATGTCTACGTGCGAGAGGACGCAATCGACGTATCAGAAGTGTTTGACGAAACGTCAGCGGAAGGAAATATGGTTCTTGATTTTCTCGTGCAGCGGAAACACTTCCGCAAATATAGTCCCGAAGATTTGTTGACAAAGGTTTTAGATTTTGTTAAGGAAAATTCACGCGAAGAAAATGGCAAGCATTATATGAGTGATGCTGAAgttgaaattgttgtcataAAGTCCAAGTAG